From Halotia branconii CENA392, the proteins below share one genomic window:
- a CDS encoding Mu transposase C-terminal domain-containing protein, which produces MILFFNLPGYTGSNVQERPEEAEKEACLTLRQLEQQLVRYIVNHYNQRIDARMGDQTRFQRWESGLIAVPDAMSERDLDICLMKQTRRQIQRGGYLQFENIMYRGELLAGYAGESIILRFDPRDITTILVYRQQGNREEFVARAFAQDLETEQLSLDEAKASSRKIREAGKTISNRSILAEVRERETSVNQKPTKNERQKAEQIELKKAKQPSLVEVEQLEVASPQTQEESEMPEVFDYEQMREDYGF; this is translated from the coding sequence ATATACGGGGTCAAATGTACAAGAGCGACCAGAAGAAGCAGAAAAAGAAGCTTGTCTTACCTTAAGACAGCTAGAGCAGCAGTTGGTACGTTATATCGTCAATCACTATAACCAGCGAATTGATGCCCGTATGGGCGATCAAACTCGATTTCAACGCTGGGAATCTGGGTTGATTGCAGTTCCAGATGCCATGTCCGAGCGAGATTTGGATATCTGCCTCATGAAACAAACACGACGGCAGATTCAAAGAGGGGGCTACCTGCAATTTGAAAACATCATGTATCGAGGTGAACTTTTAGCAGGATACGCAGGGGAAAGTATTATTTTACGATTCGACCCTAGAGATATCACAACTATATTGGTTTACCGCCAACAAGGAAATCGGGAGGAGTTTGTTGCTAGGGCATTTGCTCAAGATTTGGAGACAGAGCAATTGTCTTTGGATGAAGCCAAAGCCAGTAGTCGCAAGATTCGAGAGGCTGGTAAGACAATTAGCAATCGCTCAATTTTGGCAGAAGTCAGGGAGCGTGAAACTTCTGTCAACCAAAAGCCAACCAAGAACGAACGTCAAAAAGCCGAACAGATTGAACTTAAAAAAGCTAAACAACCATCCCTTGTTGAAGTAGAACAGCTAGAAGTAGCATCTCCTCAAACTCAAGAAGAATCGGAGATGCCAGAGGTATTTGATTACGAACAAATGCGCGAAGATTACGGATTTTAA
- a CDS encoding TniB family NTP-binding protein — MTLKQAQAVAQELGDIALTDAKLQAEIQRLNRKSFVPLEQVKILHDWLEGKRQARQSGRVVGESRTGKTMGCDAYTLRHKPKQEPGQPPTVSVAYIQIPQECGAKELFGVILEHLKYQVTKGTVAEIRDRTFRVLKGCGVEMLIVDEADRLKPKTFAEVCDIFDKLEIAVILVGTDRLDAVIKRNEQVYNRFQACHRFGKMSGEDFKRTVDIWEKKVLQLSVASNLSSKTMLKTLGEATLGYPCFVTLGEANL; from the coding sequence ATGACTTTAAAACAAGCCCAAGCTGTTGCTCAAGAATTGGGCGATATTGCCCTCACTGATGCAAAATTACAAGCAGAAATTCAAAGATTGAATCGTAAAAGTTTTGTCCCACTCGAACAAGTCAAAATTCTCCATGACTGGTTAGAAGGAAAACGTCAAGCACGTCAGTCTGGACGGGTTGTGGGAGAGTCAAGAACTGGTAAAACAATGGGTTGTGATGCCTACACGCTCAGACATAAACCCAAGCAAGAACCAGGACAACCACCAACTGTGTCTGTTGCTTATATTCAAATTCCTCAAGAGTGCGGTGCTAAGGAATTGTTTGGAGTGATTCTTGAGCATTTGAAGTATCAAGTAACAAAAGGAACGGTTGCAGAGATTCGTGACAGAACGTTTCGGGTTCTCAAGGGTTGCGGGGTAGAGATGCTGATTGTTGATGAGGCTGACCGTTTGAAGCCGAAAACCTTTGCAGAGGTGTGTGATATTTTTGACAAGTTAGAAATTGCCGTGATTTTGGTAGGAACAGACCGCCTGGATGCTGTAATTAAGCGAAATGAGCAGGTTTATAACCGTTTTCAGGCTTGTCATCGCTTTGGCAAGATGTCAGGAGAAGATTTTAAGCGAACTGTGGATATCTGGGAAAAGAAAGTTTTGCAACTGTCGGTGGCTTCTAATCTCTCCAGCAAGACAATGTTGAAGACTTTGGGTGAAGCAACGCTTGGTTATCCCTGTTTTGTCACTTTGGGAGAAGCCAATCTTTAA
- a CDS encoding TniQ family protein: MKAEDIQPWVFRVEPYQGESLSHFLGRFRRANELTPTGLGKAAGLGGAVARWEKFRFNPPPSRQQLEALAIVVGVEADRLEQMLPPAGVGMKMEPIRLCAACYAESPCHKIEWQLKVTQGCKQHQLRLLSECPNCGARFKVPALWVDGWCQRCFLAFGGMMKSQKGISIILK, translated from the coding sequence ATGAAAGCCGAAGATATCCAACCCTGGGTGTTTCGAGTGGAACCATATCAGGGCGAAAGTTTGAGCCATTTTTTGGGGCGGTTTCGACGAGCGAATGAATTAACGCCTACTGGGTTAGGTAAAGCGGCGGGACTTGGGGGTGCTGTTGCACGATGGGAAAAGTTTCGCTTTAATCCGCCTCCTTCTCGGCAACAGTTGGAAGCGTTGGCTATTGTGGTGGGAGTTGAGGCTGATAGATTAGAGCAGATGTTACCACCTGCTGGGGTGGGGATGAAGATGGAGCCAATTCGATTATGTGCAGCTTGTTATGCCGAGTCGCCTTGTCACAAAATTGAGTGGCAGTTGAAGGTAACGCAAGGGTGTAAGCAGCATCAGTTAAGGTTATTGTCAGAGTGTCCTAATTGTGGAGCGAGGTTTAAGGTTCCGGCTTTATGGGTAGATGGTTGGTGTCAGAGGTGTTTTCTGGCATTTGGGGGAATGATGAAGTCGCAGAAAGGTATTTCTATAATTTTGAAATAA